Proteins found in one Methanomicrobiales archaeon genomic segment:
- a CDS encoding magnesium transporter, translating into MIEGIGRRIGYLLTGLIALLIASLAEIGAGISLGSVNELIAMLPGLLLLVPPSIDMRGNISGALVSRLASSMHLGEFEIKLAEESVLGDNIRAAIIITLVISLLLGLMASGTAGLMGIHGLTPLDFTLISVFSGILSGSLLILFTLVISAASYWYGLDLDMIGAPSVTAIGDLVTVPILLITALGVLRIPMEIRVACGIAILILAILLVAYTSRTTDRIRSIFRESLMLLPLLAFLGIIAGAVYSTEAEQLTTSAALLILIPPFMGVCGSIGGIMSSRLATGLHMGTISPTYLPGRDSLPYFSLTFLYAVVLLPFLGFTVHIAAGVFGMGSPGALLLVGISMSAGVAVMALTSAIAYLVASLSFLHDLDPDSFGIPIITTTIDVIGALVLTTMIAIVLG; encoded by the coding sequence ATGATCGAGGGCATAGGCCGCCGCATCGGATATCTTCTTACCGGGCTGATCGCACTTCTGATCGCTTCCCTGGCCGAAATCGGTGCAGGAATATCCCTAGGTTCCGTCAACGAGCTCATCGCGATGCTCCCCGGCCTGCTGCTGCTGGTGCCGCCATCGATAGACATGCGGGGGAATATATCCGGCGCACTCGTCTCCCGCCTGGCATCGTCCATGCACCTTGGCGAGTTTGAAATCAAACTTGCAGAAGAGAGTGTGCTGGGGGACAATATTCGGGCAGCCATCATCATCACCCTGGTCATCTCCCTTCTTCTCGGACTCATGGCGAGTGGAACGGCCGGACTCATGGGGATCCACGGTCTCACTCCCCTGGATTTCACGCTGATATCCGTCTTCAGCGGGATCCTGTCAGGATCTCTCCTGATCCTGTTCACCCTGGTCATATCCGCCGCCAGCTACTGGTATGGTCTCGATCTGGACATGATCGGGGCTCCATCGGTGACAGCGATCGGGGATCTGGTGACGGTTCCGATCCTGCTCATCACCGCACTCGGCGTTCTCCGGATTCCAATGGAGATCCGGGTCGCCTGCGGAATTGCCATTCTCATACTGGCCATTCTCCTCGTGGCCTACACTTCGCGGACAACAGACCGCATCCGCTCGATCTTTCGGGAAAGTCTCATGCTCTTACCCCTGCTCGCCTTCCTTGGCATCATCGCGGGTGCTGTCTACAGCACGGAGGCGGAGCAGCTGACCACCTCTGCAGCGCTGCTCATCCTTATCCCGCCTTTCATGGGGGTCTGCGGTTCGATTGGAGGCATCATGAGTTCGCGGCTCGCGACGGGACTCCACATGGGGACAATCTCTCCGACATACCTGCCGGGGCGGGACTCTCTTCCTTACTTCTCCCTCACTTTTCTGTACGCGGTCGTACTGCTCCCGTTCCTCGGATTCACCGTCCACATCGCTGCCGGGGTGTTTGGGATGGGATCGCCCGGCGCGCTCCTGCTGGTGGGGATCAGCATGTCCGCGGGAGTGGCAGTCATGGCCCTGACAAGTGCCATCGCTTACCTGGTTGCCAGCCTCTCCTTCCTGCACGATCTGGATCCGGACAGTTTCGGGATACCGATCATCACAACCACGATTGATGTGATTGGAGCGCTGGTATTGACGACGATGATCGCCATTGTGCTCGGCTGA
- the rnz gene encoding ribonuclease Z: MVRIAGETLHVYFLGTAGALPTPYKNPPCIMVRRGSVTLLFDCGEGAQQQMMRARSGFSVDGIFVTHWHADHFLGIFGLTETLSFMGRTEPLTVYGPEGVHEFAGLVRQIGRSKLGFPLLAQELTPGSTVPFEGFSVTAFGIQHGMPGLGYILAEDDRPGRFNRERAIELGVPPGPLFGRLQRGETVTIVQDGREREIHPDDVLGPPRPGRKLIYTGDTRPIHHSIETVGRGADLLIHDATFDDAERERAIEVFHSTAGEAGEAAAHLNVQRLALVHISSRYTNPATHIRDARKKFDGEVIAPPDLTVLEISFRS, encoded by the coding sequence GTGGTTCGTATAGCCGGCGAGACGCTGCACGTCTACTTCCTGGGGACGGCGGGGGCACTCCCCACCCCCTACAAGAACCCGCCCTGCATCATGGTGCGGCGGGGCTCTGTCACCCTCCTCTTCGACTGCGGGGAAGGGGCGCAGCAGCAGATGATGCGGGCCCGCAGCGGGTTTTCAGTGGACGGCATCTTCGTCACGCACTGGCATGCGGACCATTTCCTGGGGATCTTCGGCCTCACGGAGACGCTCTCGTTCATGGGCAGGACGGAGCCGCTCACCGTTTACGGGCCGGAGGGCGTGCACGAGTTCGCGGGGCTGGTGCGGCAGATCGGAAGGTCCAAGCTGGGCTTCCCCCTCCTTGCGCAGGAGCTGACTCCCGGATCCACGGTCCCGTTCGAGGGGTTCTCCGTCACCGCGTTCGGAATCCAGCACGGCATGCCGGGCCTCGGCTACATCCTCGCAGAAGACGACCGCCCCGGGAGGTTCAACCGGGAGCGCGCGATCGAACTGGGAGTGCCTCCGGGACCGCTCTTCGGGCGGCTCCAGCGGGGGGAGACGGTCACGATCGTGCAGGACGGCAGGGAGAGAGAGATCCATCCCGACGATGTCCTGGGGCCTCCCCGCCCGGGGAGGAAGCTGATCTATACGGGCGACACGCGGCCCATACACCACAGCATCGAGACGGTGGGACGGGGGGCGGATCTCCTCATCCACGACGCCACGTTCGACGATGCCGAGCGGGAGCGGGCGATCGAGGTATTCCACTCCACCGCTGGCGAGGCCGGGGAGGCGGCGGCGCATCTGAACGTGCAGAGGCTTGCGCTCGTGCACATCAGCTCCCGGTACACGAATCCGGCAACCCACATCCGCGATGCGCGCAAGAAGTTCGACGGGGAAGTGATCGCGCCGCCCGATCTGACCGTGCTGGAGATATCCTTCAGGAGCTGA
- a CDS encoding sugar phosphate isomerase/epimerase family protein, with protein sequence MPLTPAFSASSRVWESCDWVHALEPMGYRGWEIVSDGRYSLLNEDTFRGIRDTIGSTSLQVTVHAPYSDLNIASMNHPIYRESIRQTIKTIEAANRLGASTVTFHPGYLSPVGKLVPDKVWAAQKSALAEIGRAASEFGVLACLENLGGYREFLCRFPEEILGMTEDLEGIGITLDVGHANTVGRVPAFLAHLGSVHHLHIHDNHGSRDEHLALGAGTIDWKEVGRAVASRYSGTVVVEGRSLEEANQSLSMFRRWFV encoded by the coding sequence ATGCCGCTCACACCGGCCTTCTCCGCCTCATCCCGCGTCTGGGAGTCATGCGACTGGGTGCATGCCCTTGAGCCCATGGGCTACCGGGGCTGGGAGATCGTCTCGGACGGAAGGTACAGCCTCCTGAATGAGGATACATTCCGGGGCATCCGGGATACGATCGGGAGCACCTCCCTGCAGGTGACCGTACACGCCCCCTACAGCGACCTCAACATCGCCTCGATGAACCACCCCATCTACCGCGAGTCGATCCGCCAGACGATAAAGACGATCGAGGCTGCGAACAGGCTCGGGGCCTCGACAGTGACCTTTCACCCCGGCTACCTCTCCCCCGTGGGCAAACTGGTGCCGGACAAGGTCTGGGCAGCGCAAAAGTCCGCTCTCGCCGAGATCGGGCGGGCGGCATCGGAGTTCGGGGTGCTGGCATGCCTGGAGAACCTGGGAGGATATCGGGAGTTCCTCTGCCGCTTCCCGGAGGAGATCCTGGGCATGACCGAGGATCTGGAGGGAATCGGGATCACGCTCGACGTGGGGCACGCGAACACGGTCGGTCGGGTACCGGCGTTCCTGGCCCATCTCGGATCCGTGCACCACCTGCACATCCACGACAACCACGGCAGCCGCGACGAACATCTGGCCCTGGGCGCAGGCACCATCGACTGGAAGGAGGTCGGGCGGGCAGTCGCCTCCCGCTACTCGGGAACGGTGGTGGTGGAGGGGCGGAGCCTGGAAGAAGCGAACCAGAGCCTGTCCATGTTCCGGAGGTGGTTCGTATAG
- a CDS encoding AAA family ATPase: MKVIGVVGLPASGKGEFSRIARGMGIPVVVMGDVIRAAVEEEGLPLTDRNLGDMANRLRREEGMDAIAQRTLPLLAGLDADRVVVDGIRGDAEVETFRRHCADFTLVGICCGFEIRAQRLSRRGRSDDPRHHAELRERDRRELAWGLGRALAEADYTVCNEGTVAEFEESVIRLLSNLQGA; the protein is encoded by the coding sequence ATGAAGGTGATCGGAGTCGTTGGATTGCCCGCGAGCGGTAAGGGAGAGTTCTCGCGGATCGCGCGGGGGATGGGCATCCCCGTCGTGGTCATGGGAGACGTCATCCGGGCTGCGGTGGAGGAGGAGGGGCTTCCCCTGACCGACCGCAACCTGGGCGACATGGCAAACCGCCTCCGGAGGGAGGAGGGCATGGATGCCATCGCGCAGCGCACGCTCCCCCTTCTGGCGGGGCTGGACGCCGACCGGGTGGTCGTGGACGGCATCCGAGGGGACGCGGAGGTGGAGACGTTCCGCCGCCACTGTGCGGACTTCACGCTGGTCGGTATCTGCTGCGGGTTCGAGATTCGGGCGCAGCGACTGAGCCGACGGGGAAGGAGCGACGATCCCCGCCACCATGCGGAGCTGCGGGAACGGGACCGCCGCGAGCTCGCCTGGGGGCTGGGGAGGGCTCTTGCCGAAGCGGACTACACCGTCTGCAACGAGGGAACCGTGGCGGAGTTCGAGGAGAGCGTAATCCGGCTGCTGTCCAATCTGCAGGGGGCGTAA
- a CDS encoding anaerobic ribonucleoside-triphosphate reductase activating protein, translating into MKVNFGGFVPLSTVDWRGRAVCTVFLRGCPVRCDYCHNRSIQDGEDFRSIEEVISLIHTSRLLVSGVVFSGGEPTLQKAPLLALASACRKMGLAIGVQTNGVFPATLEALLERRLVDRIALDLKTRWERYDNLLKRKFVDKVQRSLLICRQAYEKGELPEFEVVITLFRGCEDEAQYIAREANGVDLVLQQGVLGTIAPLTLAEMKRVGDQLGRRVKIRTREEGEVEYEGDRSRWIARER; encoded by the coding sequence TTGAAGGTCAATTTCGGGGGTTTTGTCCCCCTCAGCACGGTCGATTGGCGGGGGAGAGCGGTCTGCACAGTATTCCTGCGGGGCTGTCCGGTGCGGTGCGATTACTGCCACAACCGATCCATCCAGGACGGCGAGGACTTCCGCAGCATCGAGGAAGTGATCTCCCTGATCCATACCTCCCGGCTCCTGGTGAGCGGTGTGGTCTTCTCGGGGGGGGAGCCCACCCTCCAGAAAGCCCCCCTGCTGGCGCTGGCGTCTGCCTGTCGGAAGATGGGCCTTGCAATTGGGGTCCAGACGAACGGCGTGTTTCCGGCAACGCTCGAAGCTCTCCTGGAGCGGCGTCTGGTCGACCGGATCGCCCTCGACCTGAAGACCCGCTGGGAAAGGTATGATAATCTTCTGAAGCGAAAATTCGTGGATAAGGTGCAGCGCTCGCTCCTCATCTGCCGCCAGGCGTACGAGAAGGGCGAACTGCCGGAGTTCGAGGTGGTCATCACCCTCTTCCGGGGCTGCGAAGACGAGGCCCAGTACATCGCCAGGGAGGCGAACGGCGTGGATCTGGTGCTTCAGCAGGGCGTCCTCGGAACCATCGCCCCGCTGACGCTGGCAGAGATGAAGAGGGTCGGCGATCAGCTCGGCCGGCGGGTGAAGATCCGCACGAGGGAAGAAGGCGAGGTGGAGTATGAAGGTGATCGGAGTCGTTGGATTGCCCGCGAGCGGTAA
- the thiC gene encoding phosphomethylpyrimidine synthase ThiC: protein MGLIQDARRGVVTEEMRQVARAEGVTEDFVRRGVASGHIVIPVSPYRNVRICGIGEGLRTKVNASIGTSTDIVNVDMEVEKAIMAERAGADTLMELSTGGDFVDIRKRVIAATSLSVGSVPLYQAFIEAARKHGAVVHMREDDLFRITAEQAKLGTNFMAIHTGINYETMKRLRNQGRHGGLVSRGGAFMTAWMIHNEKENPLYSEFDYLLEILKEHEVTLSMGNGMRAGAVHDATDRAQVQELIINAELADRAHAEGVQTIVEGPGHIPIDEIEANVILQKRVTNRKPFYMLGPIVTDIAPGYDDRVAAIGASLASANGADFICYVTPSEHLALPTPEEVYEGVISSRIAAHVGDMIKLRRRDADLEMGHARRDLDWERQFQVAINPEHARRIRSERMPADTDACTMCGDYCALKIVNRHFTF, encoded by the coding sequence ATGGGACTCATTCAGGATGCGCGACGGGGCGTCGTCACGGAGGAGATGCGGCAGGTGGCAAGGGCTGAAGGCGTGACGGAAGATTTCGTGCGGCGAGGCGTCGCCAGCGGCCACATCGTCATCCCCGTATCCCCCTACCGGAATGTCAGAATATGCGGGATCGGCGAGGGGCTCCGCACCAAGGTCAACGCCTCGATCGGCACATCGACAGACATCGTGAACGTGGACATGGAGGTGGAGAAGGCGATCATGGCGGAGCGGGCCGGCGCGGATACGCTGATGGAGCTCTCGACGGGCGGCGACTTCGTGGACATCCGAAAACGGGTGATTGCGGCCACATCCCTCTCCGTCGGCTCTGTTCCCCTCTACCAGGCATTCATCGAGGCGGCGCGGAAGCACGGCGCCGTGGTGCATATGCGGGAGGACGACCTCTTCCGGATCACCGCCGAACAGGCGAAGCTCGGGACCAACTTCATGGCCATCCACACGGGGATCAACTACGAGACGATGAAGCGGCTGCGGAACCAGGGGAGACACGGGGGTCTCGTCTCTCGCGGCGGGGCCTTCATGACCGCCTGGATGATCCACAACGAGAAGGAGAACCCGCTCTACAGCGAGTTCGACTACCTCCTGGAGATCCTGAAAGAGCACGAGGTGACGCTCTCCATGGGGAACGGCATGCGGGCGGGCGCCGTGCACGACGCCACCGACCGGGCGCAGGTCCAGGAGCTGATCATCAACGCCGAGCTCGCCGACAGAGCGCATGCAGAAGGTGTCCAGACGATCGTGGAGGGGCCGGGCCATATCCCGATCGACGAGATCGAGGCGAACGTGATCCTCCAGAAACGGGTGACCAACCGCAAACCCTTCTATATGCTCGGGCCGATCGTGACCGATATCGCGCCCGGTTACGACGACCGCGTCGCCGCCATCGGGGCGTCCCTCGCATCCGCCAATGGCGCCGACTTCATCTGCTACGTCACCCCGAGCGAGCACCTGGCCCTGCCGACGCCTGAGGAGGTCTACGAGGGTGTGATCAGCTCCCGGATCGCCGCCCACGTCGGGGACATGATCAAACTCAGAAGACGGGATGCCGATCTGGAGATGGGGCATGCGCGCCGGGATCTCGACTGGGAGCGGCAGTTCCAGGTGGCGATCAACCCGGAGCACGCCAGAAGGATCCGAAGCGAACGGATGCCCGCCGACACGGATGCCTGCACGATGTGCGGTGACTACTGCGCTCTGAAGATCGTCAACCGCCACTTCACCTTTTAA
- a CDS encoding 5-formyltetrahydrofolate cyclo-ligase, giving the protein MSVDKRELRQVAKDRRLNLAPGVRAEKARQIRTHLLPLLETHDPILTYVSKEPEVDTRELIQCLLASGKHIVVPIIERQTVSLRLTYLEHLHHLVESTFHVPEPIGHEIPARAEDVTVAVIPMLAFDPAGNRLGYGAGYYDRFLIRHRRVVKIGVAFSCQQVDAIPADANDVRMDWIVTEDGAIRCNHSGDPE; this is encoded by the coding sequence ATGAGTGTCGATAAGCGGGAGCTGCGGCAGGTGGCGAAGGATCGGAGGCTGAACCTCGCACCGGGGGTGCGCGCGGAGAAGGCGCGGCAGATCCGCACGCACCTCCTCCCCCTTCTCGAAACGCACGATCCCATTCTCACGTACGTCTCCAAAGAGCCGGAGGTGGACACCCGCGAACTCATACAGTGCCTCCTCGCCAGCGGAAAACATATTGTCGTCCCAATCATTGAGCGGCAGACGGTGTCGCTCCGCCTGACCTATCTGGAGCATCTCCATCACCTGGTGGAGAGCACGTTCCACGTGCCCGAACCCATCGGGCACGAGATTCCGGCACGGGCGGAGGACGTCACGGTCGCAGTCATACCTATGCTCGCATTCGATCCCGCCGGGAACCGCCTGGGCTACGGTGCAGGCTACTACGATCGGTTCCTGATCCGTCACCGCAGAGTGGTGAAGATCGGCGTGGCATTCTCCTGCCAGCAGGTGGATGCAATTCCGGCCGATGCAAACGATGTCAGGATGGACTGGATCGTCACCGAGGACGGGGCGATCCGCTGCAACCATTCGGGCGATCCAGAGTAA
- a CDS encoding CDC48 family AAA ATPase produces the protein MADTYEVTVKEAFHGDAGRGIARLSLDLMKEMRLVSGDVIEISGRKKAAATVWPSDPEDTGKAILRIDGNIRSNAGAGIDDKVRIRKTEAGYAKKVVIQPTQPIRLVGGEQYLGRLVRGRLVIEGQTLRVNLMGNPLTFVISKVMPKGVAIVTDDTEVELKETPYEPEKGKKEIGDVHYEDIGGLDRELQLVREMIELPLRHPELFERLGIEPPKGVLLFGPPGTGKTLIAKAVANEVDAHFITLSGPEIMSKYYGESEQRLREVFEEATANAPAIIFIDEIDAIAPKREEVTGEVERRVVAQLLSLMDGLKARGQVVVIAATNLPDIIDPALRRGGRFDREIEVGIPDKRGRLQIFNIHTRGVPLAGDVDLEYYANITHGYVGADIALLVKEAAMHALRRVLPQIKIEESIPSEIMDQLVVTRDDFDESMKYVEPSAMREVAVEVPDVDWSDVGGLEEVKAELTEAVEWPLKYPDVYARLQTKPPKGILLFGPPGTGKTLLAKAVANESEANFISVKGPELLSKWVGESEKGVRAVFHRARQAAPSIIFFDEIDSLVPKRGLYVGSSHVTESVVSQVLTELDGMEELKNVVVIGATNRPDMIDGALLRPGRLDRLIYVPPPDADARRKIFEVYLRNAEQILGGDVSIDELVGLTDGYVGADIANLVREAKLSAMREFLATMGGRPESERMDAIGNVRITRRHFEEAMGKVRGSMDRESIEEAERQAWEMIYNAEQRNALEEAVAIVKRAEGMMKAPGLPEDVAAMKEQLRQRVFERRKEWVEIRRLTKELAERLEKEQEKLRRLATTVAR, from the coding sequence ATGGCCGATACATACGAAGTCACTGTGAAGGAGGCCTTTCACGGGGATGCGGGAAGAGGCATTGCGCGGCTGAGCCTGGACCTGATGAAGGAGATGCGTCTCGTCAGCGGAGACGTGATCGAGATCTCCGGGCGGAAGAAGGCCGCTGCAACGGTCTGGCCCAGCGATCCCGAGGATACCGGAAAGGCCATCCTCCGGATCGACGGCAACATCCGCAGTAATGCAGGGGCAGGGATCGACGACAAAGTGCGCATCCGCAAGACAGAGGCCGGCTACGCCAAGAAGGTCGTCATCCAGCCGACTCAGCCCATACGCCTCGTGGGGGGCGAGCAGTACCTGGGACGCCTCGTGCGCGGGCGGCTGGTCATCGAGGGGCAGACCCTCCGCGTCAACCTCATGGGCAACCCGCTCACCTTCGTGATCTCGAAGGTGATGCCGAAGGGGGTCGCCATCGTCACGGACGATACCGAGGTGGAACTGAAAGAGACCCCCTATGAGCCGGAGAAAGGGAAGAAAGAGATCGGGGACGTGCACTACGAGGACATCGGAGGACTGGACCGCGAGCTCCAGCTCGTCCGCGAGATGATCGAGCTGCCCCTCCGCCACCCGGAGCTCTTCGAGCGGCTGGGGATCGAGCCCCCGAAGGGCGTACTCCTCTTCGGCCCGCCGGGCACGGGCAAGACGCTGATCGCGAAGGCGGTCGCAAACGAGGTGGACGCTCACTTTATCACGCTCTCGGGCCCCGAGATCATGAGCAAGTACTACGGCGAGAGCGAGCAGCGGCTCCGCGAGGTCTTCGAGGAGGCGACCGCGAACGCTCCGGCCATCATCTTCATCGACGAGATCGACGCGATCGCCCCCAAGCGGGAGGAGGTGACCGGCGAGGTGGAGCGCCGCGTGGTCGCCCAGCTCCTCTCCCTGATGGACGGCCTCAAGGCCAGGGGGCAGGTGGTGGTCATCGCCGCAACCAACCTGCCGGACATCATCGATCCCGCCCTGCGGCGCGGCGGGCGGTTCGACCGCGAGATCGAGGTCGGCATTCCGGACAAGCGGGGGCGCCTCCAGATATTCAACATCCACACCCGGGGAGTGCCGCTCGCAGGCGACGTCGATCTGGAGTACTACGCCAACATCACCCATGGATATGTCGGCGCAGACATCGCTCTCCTGGTCAAGGAGGCGGCGATGCATGCCCTGCGGAGGGTGCTGCCCCAGATCAAGATCGAGGAGTCGATCCCCTCCGAGATCATGGACCAGCTGGTCGTCACGCGGGACGACTTCGACGAATCGATGAAGTATGTCGAGCCAAGCGCGATGAGGGAGGTGGCCGTCGAGGTCCCTGACGTGGACTGGAGCGATGTCGGAGGTCTCGAGGAGGTGAAGGCCGAACTGACGGAGGCGGTGGAGTGGCCGCTGAAGTATCCGGACGTCTATGCCCGCCTCCAGACCAAACCCCCGAAGGGCATCCTGCTCTTCGGCCCTCCGGGCACAGGAAAGACCCTGCTTGCCAAGGCAGTGGCGAACGAGAGCGAGGCCAACTTCATCTCGGTGAAAGGCCCGGAGCTCCTCTCGAAGTGGGTGGGCGAGTCCGAGAAGGGCGTGCGTGCGGTCTTCCACCGCGCTCGCCAGGCGGCGCCGTCGATCATCTTCTTCGACGAGATCGACTCTCTCGTGCCCAAACGCGGGCTGTACGTGGGCTCGTCCCATGTGACCGAGAGCGTGGTCTCCCAGGTGCTGACCGAACTGGACGGCATGGAGGAGCTCAAGAACGTGGTGGTGATCGGGGCGACGAACCGCCCCGACATGATCGACGGTGCACTGCTCCGCCCGGGGCGGCTGGACCGGCTCATCTACGTGCCGCCCCCCGACGCGGATGCCCGGCGGAAGATCTTCGAAGTGTACCTGCGGAACGCTGAGCAGATCCTGGGCGGCGATGTCAGCATCGACGAGCTGGTTGGATTGACGGACGGTTATGTGGGCGCCGATATCGCCAACCTGGTGAGAGAGGCCAAACTTTCCGCCATGCGGGAGTTCCTGGCCACCATGGGCGGGCGGCCGGAGTCGGAGAGGATGGATGCGATCGGGAACGTGCGGATTACCCGCCGCCACTTCGAGGAGGCGATGGGAAAGGTGCGGGGCTCCATGGACCGTGAGTCGATCGAGGAGGCCGAACGCCAGGCCTGGGAGATGATCTACAACGCCGAACAGCGCAATGCCCTCGAGGAGGCGGTCGCGATCGTGAAGCGTGCGGAGGGCATGATGAAGGCGCCCGGGCTCCCGGAGGATGTTGCGGCGATGAAGGAACAGCTCCGCCAGAGGGTCTTCGAGCGGCGCAAGGAATGGGTGGAGATCCGCCGCCTCACGAAAGAGCTCGCCGAGAGGCTGGAAAAGGAACAGGAGAAACTTCGAAGACTCGCAACCACGGTCGCCCGGTAA
- a CDS encoding Hsp20/alpha crystallin family protein codes for MNSHFENDGFEDLHSIIEALLRQAGIGSQMLPGGFRIVIIGSKPKRVPMDSTEPGAEVHTIGDLVIAAAEVPGARLEDIHLGLTGGTLTIVAETGDRTFRKSVDLPPVDAESMRCSCRNGVLEVTFRKAAAPG; via the coding sequence ATGAACAGCCATTTCGAAAACGACGGCTTCGAAGATCTGCATTCGATCATCGAGGCGCTCTTAAGGCAGGCCGGTATCGGCTCACAGATGCTCCCCGGAGGATTCCGGATCGTCATCATCGGTTCGAAGCCGAAGAGGGTTCCGATGGACAGCACCGAGCCGGGAGCGGAGGTGCACACGATCGGCGATCTCGTGATAGCGGCCGCCGAGGTGCCCGGCGCTCGCCTCGAGGACATCCATCTCGGGCTCACGGGCGGCACGCTCACAATCGTCGCCGAGACGGGAGACCGTACGTTCCGTAAAAGCGTGGACCTGCCCCCGGTCGATGCGGAGTCCATGCGGTGCTCCTGCAGGAACGGCGTGCTCGAGGTGACGTTTCGGAAGGCGGCAGCCCCGGGATGA
- the fbp gene encoding fructose-1,6-bisphosphate aldolase/phosphatase, translating into MPRTTVSVIKADIGSFPGHSRIHPSLMEKAAQMLKAEEGKRIIDSFVTHAGDDLNLIMTHTRGEDDAEIHTLAWDVFSACAEIARGMKLYGAGQDLLSTAFSGNVKGMGPGVAEMEFEERGSDPVLVFMADKTEPGAWNYFLYKIFADPFNTPGLVIDPGLHSGFIFEVHDVVEKRKITFRCPEEIYDMLAYIGAPSRYVIKYVHRKDGLIGASTSTQRLNLLAGRYVGKDDPVMIVRAQSGLPAVGEVIEAFTNPVIVAGWMRGSHHGPFMPVGLCDANCTRFDGPPRVVCLGFQVSDGRLIGPVDMFDDPGFDHVRQKANRVADYLRSHGPFEPHRLSLDEMEYTTLPQVEAKLKERWEGLPE; encoded by the coding sequence ATGCCCAGGACAACTGTCTCTGTCATCAAAGCGGATATTGGTAGTTTCCCCGGCCATTCCCGCATCCACCCTTCGCTCATGGAGAAGGCGGCGCAGATGCTCAAAGCGGAAGAGGGGAAGCGGATCATCGACTCTTTTGTGACGCACGCCGGTGACGATCTGAACCTGATCATGACCCACACCCGGGGCGAGGACGACGCGGAGATCCACACCCTGGCATGGGACGTCTTCAGCGCCTGTGCCGAGATTGCGAGGGGGATGAAGCTCTACGGGGCGGGCCAGGACCTCCTCTCGACCGCGTTCTCCGGCAACGTGAAGGGCATGGGGCCCGGGGTTGCCGAGATGGAGTTCGAGGAGCGGGGGAGCGACCCGGTGCTGGTCTTCATGGCGGACAAGACCGAGCCGGGAGCCTGGAACTATTTCCTGTACAAAATTTTCGCCGATCCCTTCAACACTCCCGGTCTCGTGATCGATCCCGGGCTGCACAGCGGGTTCATCTTCGAGGTGCACGATGTCGTGGAGAAGCGGAAGATCACGTTCCGCTGCCCCGAGGAGATCTACGACATGCTCGCCTACATCGGTGCGCCCTCGCGCTACGTGATCAAGTACGTGCACCGCAAGGACGGTCTCATCGGGGCTTCGACGAGCACCCAGCGCCTGAACCTGCTGGCCGGCCGCTACGTGGGCAAGGACGACCCTGTCATGATCGTGCGGGCCCAGAGCGGGCTTCCGGCAGTGGGCGAAGTGATCGAGGCCTTCACCAACCCTGTCATCGTGGCCGGCTGGATGCGGGGCTCCCACCATGGACCGTTCATGCCCGTCGGACTCTGCGATGCTAACTGCACGCGGTTCGACGGACCCCCCAGGGTGGTCTGTCTCGGGTTCCAGGTGAGCGACGGGCGGCTGATCGGCCCGGTGGACATGTTCGACGACCCCGGGTTTGACCATGTGCGGCAGAAGGCCAACCGCGTGGCAGACTACCTCCGCTCGCACGGCCCGTTCGAGCCCCATCGCCTCTCCCTGGACGAGATGGAGTACACGACGCTCCCTCAGGTGGAGGCAAAACTCAAGGAGCGGTGGGAGGGCCTGCCCGAATAA
- a CDS encoding ribonucleoprotein, with protein sequence MATSIVLPIKKVFGLVDSKIIVEIKDEKRKLQGRLVAVDEYLNIHMDETIEYTDSQRGRNLGTVVIRGNNILTISPVI encoded by the coding sequence ATGGCGACCAGCATCGTTCTGCCCATAAAGAAGGTATTCGGCCTCGTGGATTCAAAGATTATCGTAGAGATCAAAGACGAGAAGCGGAAACTGCAGGGAAGGCTCGTTGCCGTGGACGAGTACCTGAACATCCACATGGATGAGACGATCGAGTATACCGACAGCCAGAGGGGACGGAACCTGGGCACAGTAGTGATCCGGGGGAACAATATTCTGACAATATCCCCCGTTATCTGA
- a CDS encoding MarR family transcriptional regulator — protein MAEQKTVPLTEAEAEALRIIQSKPEGVLQSELWKLLDIDSRKCSRIVKRLLDAGLIERIEFRREGIKTYVLRARRQAVTPRLIIAGGELVPCIGCERECTVEECDLLVDWMYQLAIEELSE, from the coding sequence ATGGCGGAGCAGAAGACTGTGCCCCTGACAGAGGCCGAGGCGGAGGCGCTCCGGATCATCCAGTCGAAGCCGGAGGGGGTTCTCCAGAGCGAACTCTGGAAACTGCTGGACATCGACAGCAGGAAATGCTCCCGAATCGTCAAGCGGCTCCTGGACGCCGGTCTGATCGAGCGGATCGAGTTCCGCCGGGAAGGCATCAAGACATACGTGCTCCGGGCCCGCAGACAGGCGGTGACGCCGAGGCTGATCATCGCCGGCGGGGAACTGGTGCCCTGCATCGGATGCGAGCGGGAGTGCACGGTCGAGGAGTGCGATCTCCTCGTCGACTGGATGTACCAGCTGGCCATCGAAGAACTCTCGGAGTAG